From the genome of Hyalangium ruber, one region includes:
- a CDS encoding Trm112 family protein, with translation MKSVLACPDCKGALEFHEDRNEARCLRCRLVWPIREGVLDLAPGSSRPLGR, from the coding sequence ATGAAGTCGGTGCTGGCCTGTCCCGACTGCAAAGGGGCGCTGGAGTTCCACGAGGACCGGAACGAGGCCAGGTGCCTGCGGTGTCGCCTCGTCTGGCCGATCCGAGAGGGTGTCCTGGACCTGGCTCCGGGGAGTTCACGTCCGCTGGGGCGCTGA
- a CDS encoding glycosyltransferase family 9 protein, translating to MPWYKRLELWAKLALALVASVLLWRPGRRRPPGSTLPPPRKMLLVRPDNRVGEALLTTPLLRTLKGMPGPSPEVHVLVHSKVARALSGHPDADAVIAFDRRRLWLGALAPGIRALRRERYDTVVDCANWNAPSVTSALVSRLVGPRAVVIGPQVWPVSLLHSLSVPARPDTSREASQRAHLLSPLVRGPITETLSFREPNVSDSFREYLRQEAQRPCAVVNPGGRLGWRRIPPEAFAAAARALLAAGRTPIVTWGPGEEALAQSVIQGAPGAHLAPPTNLDELAALMRAAGLTVTNNTGPMHLSVAVGAPTLGLFLRIDMARWGHPFLPHRMVDLTPVVEAGAGLEERVFEEVRVFAASLSAVGSAPQRT from the coding sequence ATGCCCTGGTACAAGCGGCTCGAGTTATGGGCCAAGCTCGCGCTGGCACTCGTGGCCTCCGTCCTCCTCTGGCGTCCCGGCCGTCGGCGCCCGCCCGGCTCGACGCTCCCCCCTCCTCGAAAAATGCTCCTCGTCCGTCCCGACAATCGGGTGGGGGAGGCGCTGCTGACGACCCCACTGCTCCGAACCCTCAAGGGGATGCCCGGCCCCTCCCCCGAGGTTCACGTCCTCGTGCATTCCAAGGTGGCTCGCGCGCTGTCGGGCCACCCGGATGCGGATGCCGTCATTGCCTTCGACCGCCGGCGGCTGTGGCTCGGAGCGCTCGCCCCTGGCATCCGGGCCCTGCGCCGGGAGCGCTATGACACCGTGGTGGACTGCGCCAACTGGAATGCGCCATCCGTCACGTCGGCCCTCGTCTCCCGCCTCGTGGGGCCGCGCGCCGTGGTCATCGGTCCCCAGGTGTGGCCCGTGTCCCTGCTCCACTCCCTCTCCGTCCCCGCCCGTCCCGACACCTCTCGTGAGGCGTCCCAGCGCGCCCATCTGCTCTCTCCCCTGGTGCGTGGCCCCATCACCGAGACCCTGTCGTTCCGCGAACCGAACGTCAGCGACAGCTTCCGCGAATACCTGCGGCAGGAGGCTCAGCGCCCCTGCGCGGTCGTGAATCCGGGAGGGCGCCTCGGTTGGCGCCGCATTCCTCCGGAGGCCTTTGCCGCCGCGGCACGGGCCCTGCTCGCCGCCGGGCGCACGCCCATCGTTACCTGGGGCCCAGGCGAAGAGGCGCTCGCCCAGAGCGTGATTCAAGGTGCGCCTGGTGCTCACCTGGCGCCTCCTACCAATCTGGATGAACTCGCCGCCCTCATGCGCGCCGCCGGATTGACCGTGACCAACAACACTGGGCCTATGCACCTCTCGGTGGCTGTGGGTGCGCCAACGCTGGGGCTCTTTCTCCGCATCGACATGGCGCGCTGGGGGCACCCCTTCTTGCCGCACCGGATGGTGGACCTCACACCCGTGGTCGAAGCAGGCGCAGGCCTGGAGGAGCGTGTCTTCGAGGAGGTTCGCGTGTTCGCCGCCAGCCTCTCGGCTGTCGGCTCAGCGCCCCAGCGGACGTGA